The genomic window ataggtatgagtgtatgagtgtttcctcccacagcccaacgACATGCAGGtaagctaattggagacccataggtatgagtgtatgagtgaatgatgagtgaatggtgtgtgtgtgcaaagacatgcaggtaggcaaATTGGAgacccataggtatgagtgtatgagtgaatgacgagtgaatggtgtgtgtgtgcaaagacatgctggtaggctaattggagacccataggtatgagtgtatgagtgaatgatgagtgaatggtgtgtgtgtgcaaagacATGCTGCTAGGCTAATTTGAgacccataggtatgagtgtatgagtgactgacgagtgaatggtgtgtgtgggcctgcgatagactgacagtctgcactgggTGTATTGCTGCCTCTCGCCCATTCCACGCTGTCAcaggctccagcagccccccaTGAAAatagtaattttttaaatgtgatttgtgtttactcagatttcctttgtctaatattacatattacatccAAAGACATCTGAAACATTCAATGTGatgaatatgcaataataggGTAAATCGGGAATGAGGGCACTTTTTCAGGACTatctataataataaaaaaatctaatgtgtAATGTATGATGAGTAATATAAAAAGCACTGATGTTACTTTGGTCATAATGAATTAATAAGGTTTAAGGCATACATCTTGAATGCTTATGTAGTTTATTTAAGCTCACTGTCTTTTTTAAGCATGGGTAATGGTATATAATGGTGATTCTCAGCTCTGTGATACTGTGATGATGTCTTTCCACAGAAACGGAAATGTAAACAGGAGGAGTTAGTCAactacactgcagcctctgCAATATCTACCTCAGATACACTTCCTGTGTGATGATTGTGGGCTAGAGAAGGAAATATTCCTACGGTACCTACAGCAGAACCCCCTTATTTCAAAGCATCCacctgtgtgcacacgcacacacacacacacacacctgcgcacacatatacacacacactcacacaaacgcacgcacgcatgcacactcacacaaacacacactcactcacacaaatgcacacacgcgcacacacacgcacgtacatatacacacatctgcacacacacacatacacgcacgcatgaatacacacacgtgcacacacacacacgcacgcacatatacacacatatgcacacgcactcacgcatgcacacacacgtgaacatataaacacatgcacacacacacagacaagcgcacacacatgcacacgcacacacacacacacactgtaatctAATCTCTGCTACAGAGGATGTTACACAGATCACTAGCtggctctctcactcactcgctcattcactctcacacagaaaATGCTTGTCCTGTTGTTGTCCACGTTGGTGTTTTCaggtacagcattttttttccctgaccTCTCATGCCAACGAACTGCGTTTACCTCCAGAAGGAATTGTCTGTGCTCTGCTTGATGCTCTTGTTGAAGTTACAGGACGTTCCGAAATTCGGTCAGCTCCAGGAGCTCAGCGGGCTGCTCCAGTACTTACTCAGTGTCTGTGCATCCCATGAAAGTCTGGCATTGAGAGGAAAAAGTTTGAGAACTGAGGCCGTGTGGAATAGATTTGCGGAGCTGAGTTTGTTTTAACATTGAATGCGGTTTTGCACTCAATGctgtaaaatgtgtcaatgtgCAATAGTAGCTTATACGTGTATTTGATTTAAAGTAAGAAAACCTTTTATAGATGTGCAATAATAGCTTGAAAAGCTATGCTTGTCTTTAACGGTGTCATGTGTGGTCTATGCCTGCAGTACAGAGTTTGTTTAACGGATTTATTTGCCTTTCTTTCCAGTTTCCGGAGCTGAGGAGTCTCTGTTTGTGCGTAAGGGAGGCTCTGTTCGTCTGGATGTGCAGGGATATGAACGACTCCGATTTGAGTCCCTGTTCTGGCATTTCAATATCTCCACAGCCGTACTCGTATACATTAATAAGTTTAAAGATCTGAAATTATGTAAAGATTATAAAAGCAGGACGGAATTTGATCAGAGGAACTTCTCTCTGCTGCTGAAGAACGTGAGGCTGAGACACAGTGGGACGTACACAGCCACGATATCTGATAAGTCAGGACAGCAGATTCTTGTTGCTTCCTACAGGCTCACAGTTCAAGGTAGAAATGTTACTCTGTTTTACAGTCTCTCTGTACGGTGCAATCATGAGGGTACATAAAGGATATGCGAGGACAGATCAGcactaatgcatttaaataatggcGTCATTCTGTAAAAGTGATAAAAGTGACTTCTGAGATTATCATGACATTATGTCATATGTGGTTTCTAATGTGAATTTGTGGAATTATTATGGTATGACAGGGTAAGATGTAAGAGGTCATTATGAGACTATATGGTGCAATGTGTCACATCTTTGGCCCAGTGGattggttgttgttttgcagtggccccgcccacaccccaaGTCAGAGTGGtgttcctctcctctgctgGAGGGTTCTGTAAGGTGTCAGTGAACTGCTCTGCTAAAGACACCTGGGCCAGCTACACCTGTGACCACGCCCAATGCACACAGGTAGCGAATACAGCCTCGCCAACAGGAGTCAACATCATTGTCACGGCAACCAACGGTACCAttcactgcagcagcagtaacCGGGTCGACACAAAGACGGGATCGGAATCCACAAAGACCATCTGTAAGTTTGTCAGTTTGTCTGTGGATAAGGTCTGAaagtctgtctgtgtctatatTTCAGTCTGacatgtttatatgtttgtcTGGCATCTGTGATTTTGTCAGTTGTTCATGTACATTTATGGCTGCAGGCAGTAGTGGTCGCCTTGAGATATTGTTGTGGTGCTTATTCCTTGTAacttttcctgtttgtgtgtgagtgtgcatgtgtgtacttgtgtgtttgtgtgtaacagTAGCTGTCTCTGTGGGGTCCTGTGTAATGTTCTGTGTAATGTTGTTTATTTCCTGTAGGTCCAGTTCCTCCAGTAACACCATCTCCTGGCCTCTCGCTGTGTGCGTTAAAGTCAGTGCTGTTCTCCCTGGgtctggttgctatggtttcgGCTGTCATCGCAGTTAATGTCAGAGAgaggtgctgcaggtcagtcatgGTCATTCCTGTGTTTACACCTCTCATGAGCAGTGAGCTTGAATCTGACACACTCAGTGACCTCTTTAAAAAGCATccaaacatactcacacactctaccccatactcacacacactaccacacactcacaccctccaccacacactcacacactacctcacactcacacactctacccctcactcacacactccatcacacactctaccacacactcacacactctaccacacactcactcactctacctcaaactcacacactctaccacacactcacacactctacctcacactcacacactctaccacacactcactcactctacctcacactcacacactccaccacacactcacacactctacttctcactcacacactctaccacacacactcacacactcacacactctaccccatactcacacacactaccacacactcacaccctccaccacacactcacacactgtaccccatattcacacactctacctaacactcacacactgtaccccatattcacacactctaccacacactcacaccctccaccacacgctcacatactgtaccacacactcacacacactaccacacactcacaccctccaccacacactcttccgctcatttacacattttacccctcactcacacactctaatgCACGCTGTACTGTTTCGTGTGAATTTTCGATGCAGTTCTggagtttaatttaattatttatgttgtttttttcagagatCAGTGAGGACTGAGAGAGAAGGATTAGTTtgtcagaggggaggagagaattAATATCGgaaataactgtgtgtgtgtgtctgtttgtgcgtgtgtgtttgtgcgagggtatgtgtatgtgtatgtaagtgtgtgtacgcgtgtgtgcgtgcatgtgtgtgtgtgtgtgtgcgtgcgcgtgtgtgtgtttgtatcaaAAACTGAAGATGAATTAGTTTGTCCAAGTTTTGCTGTGATTAATTGCAATAATGTTTAGCTGCCATgtgaactgtatttttttttttttgtttcaagcttttatattttttatatctgtgagcttaatttgtgtttttggattttaatgtgtttttggatTATTAACTTTTCATCCACTTGAGccaaagatgattttccatcaTCTGATGAATAATAAAGTTTTCTTATTTGGAAGTCGTCATACTTTTGCTCTCATGAATCTTTAATGGACATtcaattaaaggaaaacatgaGATAGTATTGTAATggtaaataaacacaaagaaaatataattcaaatgaaattgcaTTGATTTTAGGTTCAATATCATgcaataaatatggaataaatactgaataagTTTTAGGGCACATGCACTTCCACTAAACCAGACTTTAGTTTTTGTGATTAACCCCTATATTCAATTAAACACAGATACCCATTTTAAGGGCATATTTTGTATTCACTCAACGAAGCCTTTCAGTTCTATAAGACTGAAAAATCCATGAAACAGGAACAGGTGTGGCTTGAATGCTAAATGTTGTCTGATGACTCAGACTAGTAgcagaagctttttttaaatgatcaagtGATTGTgtactttgaaaaaaaagacctgTTCGCTTCTCTCTGACAATAAAATCCTCAATTTTAATACAGTCAATTAACGTTTGAGggtgaaagaaattaaataatgccATAATTGCACGTTTGGCTTTCACATTTGGGGCATATGGCATGTAGTAAATAATgtttatgaaataatgaaaaggaaataaatacataaaaacttTGGTGAGTCACATAAGACTAAACAGACTTTTTTCAACTTTTAACAGTAAAATTCAAATCAGGGCCGCCTCGTCCTGTATAAATGATTATACATAGTAGTAATATACAAAGCACTTGTTTCACATTGGATATTTTTATGGTGCATTGGCAAGTAGATTGAAGTTGataagtaaaaatgtaaaatatcttgAATGGTTTTATAGCACATTTAAGCtcactgtctttttttaagcgtggagtttgcatatgaAATCTTTAATGGACATTCTTAGCTCTGTGATACTGTGATGACATAATTTCACAGACACTTAAATGTGAACAGGAGCAGTTCAtcagccacagtgcagccacTGCAGCCTGTAACTAAaacgcacttcctgtttgtgggctaaaacaaaaaaaatacattccaaacTACAGCATAGCctcccattttaaaatcactcaccacacacacacaaacacacatatactcacacacacacattacattccAACTGCTACTGAGGAAGTTCCACAGATCActagctgtctctctctctcagactgaaaATGCTCGTCCTGTTGGTGTCCACACTGCTCTTCTCAGGTACAGTGCACTGCAAACACATCTATTTGGaatatgtgtgtaaataatagGCCACTTGCCTCTTATTTTGTGTGGTTCAAACCTCTTTGTCATCTTTTTCACCTGCAAAGCAACATTTGCTTACATCCTTTTGTTTTCAGTCTATAGGCACTTTTACTAGGTAGGCATTTTATACTTTGTAAACATACATGAGCAGGAATTGTTGGTGCTGGGCTTAATCCTCTTGTTGAAGTTGTGGGACATTCTGAAATTCGGTCAGCTCCAGGAGCTCAACAGGCTGCTCCAGTACTTACTCAGTGTTTTTGCATCCCGTGACCAGAGTCAACTGCTGGCATAAACGGTTTATGCGGCCATTTTGGGCCACATCTGGGGATGGGAAACACAACACAGGATTcaaacgtttttattttattttattgaaagtcGTTTAAATTGTGCAGTATTCAGAGGGCACGGATAGTCAAATCAAGTAAagtcaaagtttatttatatagcacatttgcAACAACCACAGTTGAACAAAGTGCTTGAACAgacttaaaataacaaaaacgaatataaaagtaataaaaaaattagaataaaaggaaacaataaaCATGGTAATAAAAGAATTACATTGAAG from Anguilla anguilla isolate fAngAng1 chromosome 8, fAngAng1.pri, whole genome shotgun sequence includes these protein-coding regions:
- the LOC118232805 gene encoding uncharacterized protein LOC118232805 isoform X1, with the translated sequence MLVLLLSTLVFSVSGAEESLFVRKGGSVRLDVQGYERLRFESLFWHFNISTAVLVYINKFKDLKLCKDYKSRTEFDQRNFSLLLKNVRLRHSGTYTATISDKSGQQILVASYRLTVQVAPPTPQVRVVFLSSAGGFCKVSVNCSAKDTWASYTCDHAQCTQVANTASPTGVNIIVTATNGTIHCSSSNRVDTKTGSESTKTICPVPPVTPSPGLSLCALKSVLFSLGLVAMVSAVIAVNVRERCCRDQSGLRENNKSVRGEERINI